The genomic DNA GTGGGGGATGCTCCCGCTTGTTTTCCCTCCCTCACCGCCCCGCTTTCGCTGCCGGGATCGGGCGGCACTCCGGCGCAGGCCTCCCGGTGCCCCCACGATTCGGCTCCCCGGTCGCTCTTCCTGCCACAAAGCTCCAGCCCCCCGGCTAGCCGGGGGGCTGGGCGGGGACCTCCTGGAGATCTGGACGCTCAACTTACGCGCGCGATCCACCCTCCAAAACGGTCAAAAAGCGGGAGGCGCGACAAGAATGGGATGGTACGCTTTCGCTCAGGACTCCTCAAACACGTCAGGTGCCCACACCCCCACGTGTTCTCGGCGACGAAAAACTGATCCATAGCGGGGTAACAAAGGGAGAGAGACTGTCGCTAACCTGCGGACATCCTTCCAGGGACAAAGTAGCCAATCATCACTAGGTGGGTCAGTTATCGGGGTAGACTACCAAGCTGCGTCCCCGTGCCCCAAAGCCCGGTCGTCGCGCGAATCACCCAACCCTAACAACCACCGGTACGCAGCGAGTGTCATCTCCGCGGCCTTGTGCCATGTGAAACGGGTCAAGACTTTCTGACGGAGGTTCCCTGTCCTCGGCGCCGCCCATGCAGCCAGCACGGCGGAGCGGATCGATCGTATGTCCGAAGGGTCGCAGTACCACGCATCTTGTCCGAAATACTCGAGAACGGGGCCATGGATGCTGACCACGCAGTTGGCCCCGTGAGCCGCTGCCTCGAGTGTGGCAAGTCCGGGGCTTTCGCGTAGGCTCGGCAGCGCGTGCACCTTCGCGCACTCGTAGATGTATCCCAGCTGGTGACGCGGTATCTCCCCGAGGAAAAAGGTATTGCCGCGAATGGAGCCAAGCCGCACGCACTCCCGGCCGTACACCGTCTCCTGCCCTCGGCCCACGAATACCAGCGGGATACTGGGGACATCGGCCAGCGCCTGGAGGAGAGCCATCTGACCCTTCGTAGGCTCCAAGCGGCCCACCTCCAGGACGTACTCCCCGGGCAGCCGGAGGCCTGCCGGCCGATCGGACGGCTGTGGCGGGAGGACGTCCGCGGCATTCGGAACCACGAAGGCTTTCTGGCGAAGCGAGGCGGCGTTGAAAGTCCAGACCAGAGCCTCCATCTCCGCGTACGAGTTCGGCAGGAGGACGTCGGCCAGCGCCAGCATCTGTTTCGCTGCTCGGTGCACTCGCCGGCGTCGCGGAGCCGCTTTGAGCGTGCGGGCTGTGTAGAGTGCTCGCCAGTGAAGCCTCCCAAGCAAATCGGCCATGAGGCTCCAACCACGGGGAAAGAGCTTGGTGGCGTCCCTTTCCAAGTGGCGCATATCCCAGTAGATGGGTGACAGAGCTATCGGGTTGCCCGCTTCTTTCGCAGCCAGCACGTCCCTCAGCCCGGTCAGGGCCGTCTGGATATTGAAAACGTGGACGAGGTCGTAAGCCGCGAGGTCTGACAGGCGCAGCTCGCCTTCTGCAACGTCCACGCAGACGCCAAGCCTCTCCAGCGCCCGCCGCGTTTGCACGACTTGGGTGCTGTCGCCACCCCACTCCAACTGCCATTCACGCCTGGAGTTGACGAAGAGAACCCTCATTGCACCTCAACCGATAGTGGCACCTTTGGTGCGTATGGCTGCCGAGATCCGCTGCGCCAACGACCCGCTGACACTGCGCCAGATGTTGATGACGGTATAGCCAGTCGCCGCTCCGCCAACTGCCAGAAAACCCACGCCGCCTGCGCCTACCGCCCACCAAGCCAGGGTCCCGAGGGCCACAGCGCTGCTTCCCAACACAGGCAACATCGCCTTTGCCGGC from Bacillota bacterium includes the following:
- a CDS encoding glycosyltransferase family 4 protein; translated protein: MRVLFVNSRREWQLEWGGDSTQVVQTRRALERLGVCVDVAEGELRLSDLAAYDLVHVFNIQTALTGLRDVLAAKEAGNPIALSPIYWDMRHLERDATKLFPRGWSLMADLLGRLHWRALYTARTLKAAPRRRRVHRAAKQMLALADVLLPNSYAEMEALVWTFNAASLRQKAFVVPNAADVLPPQPSDRPAGLRLPGEYVLEVGRLEPTKGQMALLQALADVPSIPLVFVGRGQETVYGRECVRLGSIRGNTFFLGEIPRHQLGYIYECAKVHALPSLRESPGLATLEAAAHGANCVVSIHGPVLEYFGQDAWYCDPSDIRSIRSAVLAAWAAPRTGNLRQKVLTRFTWHKAAEMTLAAYRWLLGLGDSRDDRALGHGDAAW